In the Candidatus Hydrogenedens sp. genome, one interval contains:
- the rplS gene encoding 50S ribosomal protein L19, which yields MDVVTEYSAKYKKPPEQLPTFNIGDTVRVHFKIVEGGKERIQIFEGVVIGRKHGVSPNATFTVRRVTYGEGVERVFPLHSPRIAKVEVVREGKVRRAKLYYLRERIGKHAKVKARQRLISEDIPQQENSAEEQQ from the coding sequence ATGGATGTTGTTACTGAGTATTCAGCAAAGTACAAAAAGCCCCCTGAACAGTTGCCAACGTTTAATATTGGAGATACTGTTCGCGTGCATTTTAAAATTGTTGAAGGGGGAAAGGAACGAATCCAAATTTTTGAAGGTGTCGTTATTGGACGCAAACACGGTGTAAGTCCAAATGCCACATTCACCGTACGACGCGTTACCTATGGTGAAGGTGTAGAACGTGTGTTTCCTTTACATTCCCCACGAATTGCAAAAGTTGAAGTTGTTCGTGAAGGTAAGGTGAGGAGAGCAAAATTGTATTACCTTAGAGAGAGAATAGGTAAGCATGCAAAAGTAAAAGCAAGACAACGGCTAATCTCTGAAGATATACCACAACAAGAAAATTCAGCAGAAGAACAACAATAA